A segment of the Leptospiraceae bacterium genome:
CCGAGTTCCCCTGTCCTTACTTCTTGCCCTTTATCATTTAATACTTTTACTTCTGTGCCAGGTGGAGTAAAACCAACACTACCTTGAATCACTTTTCCAACAGCTCTTACAGAAATAACAGGAGCACATTCGGTCATACCGTACCCTTCATAAACAGGAATACCGATTACATTGAAAAATTCATCCACGTGAGAAGGTAGAGCACCTCCGCCCGAAATAGTTCCCCGAAGCTGACCACCAAGAGCTTCCCTAATTTTTTCAAATACAATTTTGTCGAGGGCTGCAGAAGGTATGGCTAAGTTTGCAGTCGTAAGGACAGATTGAATAGTGCGACCTAATTTCTCCATTCCGTCTTCTTCTTTGGTTTGCAATTCATTTCCTTGGATATAATTAAGGCCTTTTTTATAATTTTTGCCCACCTCATAAGCAGTATTGAATAAAAGTTGTCTGATAGGTTCAGATTTTTCTACTTTTGCTTTTATGCCTGCGTATAAATTTTCCCAAAGTCTTGGAGCAGATGCCATGAATGTAGGTTTTACTTTCATAAAATCATCGCGTAAATCACGTACGTTAGTGTAATACAATGCAGATCCGGAGGCAACCATAGAATAATCGTTTGCTCTTTCAAAAATATGCCATACTGGTAAAATAGAAAGCGCCCTGTCTCCCTTTTTTAGTCCAACTATTGGAGGAATTGAGATAACATTGTAAACCATATTACGGTGTGTAAGCATTACACCTTTTGGTAATCCAGTTGTCCCAGAAGTATATATAATTGTAAATAAATCATCTTCCTTTGTATCACGTGCTCTTTTTAAAAGTTCATTTAATTTTTGAGAACGTAGTCCTTTTCCTTTTTCGATAGCATCATACACATTGATTACGTTGTCGTATTTTGATTTATAATCTTTATCTAAAACGATTAACTGAGTAACAGATGTTTTGGGGATAATAGGTAGTACGCTTTCTAAAAGTTTTTCATTTTCTATAAAACAGAATTTGCTTTCGCTATGCTCTAAAATATACTGAATTTCTTGAGGCGTAGAGTCTGAACCACGAGGAACATTTGCGGACCCGTTTAATAATACAGCCATGTCGGAAATCGCCCATTCAACACGGTTGTCGGACATTAAGCCAACTTTATCTCCGGGATTTAGACCAATTGACATCAAATATAGTCCTAAATCCTCTCCTTGTGTATATGCATCTTTAAAAGTAACACCATGAAATTTTTTATTTGTATCTTTTGAAAAGAACGTAGGAACATTTCCAGCATTTGAATTGATAGAAAAGAACATTTCGTTCAGAGTTTTGTAATTACCCATTTTAATAGTATCTCCATTTATCTGTCGTTTAAAGTTTATTCTTTAGATGGTTTGAGGCATCAAAAAGTTAGCTAAACATTCGATTTATACTCTAAGAACTAAAATGAAAGAAATCTTTCAACCTAAAAACATATCTCTGACTAGTCTAAAAAATCTATTTATTTTCAAACTACTTTACATTTTTAAAGGTTTTCAGTAAACTTGTAAATCAACGATAAGGGCTGCCGTGAATTTAGGTAATAGTAAAATAAAAAGGTTATTTGGTTTCTATTTTACGGTAATCAGCATTATCATATCCAGTTTATTTACCGTTGCAGCTGATACTGTCCTTTTAACTGACCAACAGTCTTTTTATCCACTAGGTAAAGATCTTTATTATTATATTGATACGACAAACCAACTCGGTATTCAAGAAATAACAAATCCAAATTTTCAAACGAAATTTAAGGAAAGCACAAGTTATAATCCGAATTTTGGATTCCAAGAGTCTACTTTTTGGGTTAAAATAATCGTCCAGAACGAACGAACAAAAAAGAATCCTTTTTATCTAGAAGAATCATTTCCAGGAATTGATTTTATGGATGTTTACATGCAAGAAGGAGATGGTTTCTCAAAAGTATCATTAGGAGACAATTATCCTTTCCATAACCGAGCAATAAAACATCGGAATCACATAACTTTACTTTCTATCCCTCCTGTAATAAAAAACACAATTTTTTTAAAATTTAAAACAAAAAGCGTAATGGCATTTCGATTAACGTTGCATGACGAAAGTTCTATTTCATTAGATACATCAGAAGAACAGTTTTTTTTCGGAATGTTTTATGGAATTATTTTAGTCCTCCTTTTTACTAATTTATTTTTGTATTTTTCCTTAAAGGAAAAATTATACATGTACTATGTGGCTTATACATTTGCTCTCGGAATGTATTTTTTTTCATTTAACGGATTTGCATTTGCATTTGTATGGCCGAACTCAATTTACTGGAATGATTTAGCGAATTCTTTTTTTATGACCTTAACTGTAATTACGGGAAGTAGAACCGCTATTCATTTTCTGAGATTGAATGAGTATTCTAAGAGTGTTAAACAATTTTTGGATTTGTTTTCCGTATTAGTTACTTTTAATTTGGTTTTTCTTTTTGTATTACCTTTTAGGTTTTCTAATTATTATTTATATATTCTTATTATTCCAATAGCATTATCTATACTCTGGGGAACAGTAATTAGCCTCATTCAAAAAAATCCGTTGGCCAAATTTTTTGTATTTGGGTTTGTGAGTTTTATAATCAGTGGAATTTTAACAGCATTTAATAACTTGGGTATTCTAGATGTTTACATTTCACCTGATTTTATGCAAATGGCATCGGGGGTAAGCATTGTTATCCTTTCTATTGGGCTTGGTCATCGATATTATTTACTTAAACAAAAGAACCTAGAAATGGAAACAAAGTCTATGTTGGTAAATTCTCGGTTGAGTAAAATTCAAAATGAGTTAGA
Coding sequences within it:
- a CDS encoding SpoIIE family protein phosphatase, encoding MNLGNSKIKRLFGFYFTVISIIISSLFTVAADTVLLTDQQSFYPLGKDLYYYIDTTNQLGIQEITNPNFQTKFKESTSYNPNFGFQESTFWVKIIVQNERTKKNPFYLEESFPGIDFMDVYMQEGDGFSKVSLGDNYPFHNRAIKHRNHITLLSIPPVIKNTIFLKFKTKSVMAFRLTLHDESSISLDTSEEQFFFGMFYGIILVLLFTNLFLYFSLKEKLYMYYVAYTFALGMYFFSFNGFAFAFVWPNSIYWNDLANSFFMTLTVITGSRTAIHFLRLNEYSKSVKQFLDLFSVLVTFNLVFLFVLPFRFSNYYLYILIIPIALSILWGTVISLIQKNPLAKFFVFGFVSFIISGILTAFNNLGILDVYISPDFMQMASGVSIVILSIGLGHRYYLLKQKNLEMETKSMLVNSRLSKIQNELEISRKIHESLLPAKLPSLINVRINATYLPSGVIGGDFYDFHYLDDTCIGVFIADVTGHGVPAALFASIVKFSFSREKEFMKEPAKLLSNINLSLFERIGNNFLSAGYFCLDLQNLRITYASCGHPPLLIWKKEDKEFVELKPKGRLIGISPQIVLHDTIYKLDQGDRILFYTDGLTECENINGVPFAEKELYRFVLENEDLPAKDFSNKLVTTLNAFSATPNRFEDDVTFIVVDIL
- a CDS encoding long-chain fatty acid--CoA ligase, with the protein product MGNYKTLNEMFFSINSNAGNVPTFFSKDTNKKFHGVTFKDAYTQGEDLGLYLMSIGLNPGDKVGLMSDNRVEWAISDMAVLLNGSANVPRGSDSTPQEIQYILEHSESKFCFIENEKLLESVLPIIPKTSVTQLIVLDKDYKSKYDNVINVYDAIEKGKGLRSQKLNELLKRARDTKEDDLFTIIYTSGTTGLPKGVMLTHRNMVYNVISIPPIVGLKKGDRALSILPVWHIFERANDYSMVASGSALYYTNVRDLRDDFMKVKPTFMASAPRLWENLYAGIKAKVEKSEPIRQLLFNTAYEVGKNYKKGLNYIQGNELQTKEEDGMEKLGRTIQSVLTTANLAIPSAALDKIVFEKIREALGGQLRGTISGGGALPSHVDEFFNVIGIPVYEGYGMTECAPVISVRAVGKVIQGSVGFTPPGTEVKVLNDKGQEVRTGELGVIHVKGPQVMKGYYKNPEATSKTIINGWLNTGDLGFRSFNGTLSVRGRVKDTIVLLGGENVEPVPIENLLLEHPNINQVIVVGQDQKSLSCLIWPEVEKLKEAGWVINFGDDLNKNEKLRAHFMTAIKDIISGQNGFKSFERISDLRFLPKAMEVGDELTNLFKMKRNVISDKYSKLIKSMYE